Genomic segment of Pseudomonas iranensis:
GTAACCATGCATCGCGCGGTCGAGGCCCTTATGGGAAATACGCGGGGAAAGGGACTTTCACTGGCCAGGAGGCTGTACAGGTCGCGGGTGTTCGGGCTGCTGCTCGGGCTGATGTGTGTCGGCGTGGCGATGTATGCCCTCGATCCGCCGCTGTGGGTGTGGGGCCTGATGCTGTTCAACGGCCTGATCTGGCCGCATCTGGCGTTTCAATGGGCGCGCAGCTCGAGCGTGCCGTTTCGCGCCGAACACCGCAATTTGCTGATCGACGCATTCATGGGCGGCTTCTGGGTCGCCGCCATGCAGTTCAATCCCTTGCCCAGCGCGACCACGATTTCGATGATGGCAATGAACAACGTCGCCATTGGCGGTGGGCGGTTTCTACTCGCCGGGACGGCGGCGCAGCTATTGGGCATCGGCGTCGGGCTGGTGGTGTTTGCGCCGACGTTCATCCCGCCAACAACGCCGCTGCAGTTGTACGCCTGTTTGCCGCTGCTGTTGCTGTATCCGCTGGCGCTGGGCTGGATCTGCTTTCGTCAGGCCTCGACCCTCGGTCGGCACAAGCGTGAGCTGTTGGCGTTGAGTCGCACCGACAGCCTGACCGGCCTGCTCAATCACGGCGCGTGGAAGGATCAACTGAACCTCGCGTTCCAGCGCTGCAAACGCCAGCAGCAGGGGGCGGCGATTGCGCTGATCGACATCGACCACTTCAAAGCGATCAATGACACCTATGGGCATGTCGCTGGCGATATCGTCCTGCGCCAGTTGAGCAAACTGCTCAAACATAATCTGCGCGCCACGGACGTGGCCGGGCGATACGGCGGGGATGAGTTCTGCGTGATCCTGCCGGAACTGCCGCTGTTCAATGCCGCTCAGGCCATGGAAGCCTTGCGCGAGCGTTTTGCGGTGATGGGCTACGAGCAGAACCCGGCGTTGAAGGTCAGTCTGAGCATTGGCCTGGCCGCCTACGACCCGAGCCATGCCGACGCCACGCGTTGGCTGGATGAGGCCGATCAGGCGTTGTACGAAGCCAAGGCCAGTGGGCGCAATCGGGTGATCTGCAACAGTGACAACAAACCGAGGCAGGCGCTGCTGGATTCGGTTTGACGAGGGTTGCTGATGCCTGTGGGAGCGAGCCTGCTCGCGAAAGCGCTGGGTCAGTCGGTATCAATATGGTTTGCCACGACGCCTTCGCGAGCAGGCTCGCTCCCACCGGGGGTATGTGTTGTCGGTTAGATCAGTGTCGCATCCGCTATAGAGCCTCGCGCCGATGTCGGTTACGGTTGAAGTCCCCCGACACGAAACAAGGACTGCTTCATGACGTTCTCATTTCCCCGCTCTCTGCTGGCCGCCAGTCTCGGTCTGTCCCTCGCGTTCTCGGCCGTGAACGCTTGCGCCGAACCGCATAAACAAGTGCTCGCCGATGCCGAGCAGTACCAGCCCGAAGCCCTGAAGTTACTGGAACGGCTGGTCAATATCGACTCCGGCTCAGGTTATGAGCCGGGCCTGAAACAGGTCAGCGATATCGCCATCGATGAGCTGAAAAAAATCGGCGCCACCATCGAACTGGTACCCAACACCCCGGAAAAATCCAACCACGTGCTGGCCACGCTCAAAGGCACCGGCAAGGCGAAAATCCTGCTGATGGCGCACATGGACACGGTGTTCAAGGAAGGCTCCGCGGCCGAGCGGCCATTCCACATCAAGGACGGGCGTGCCTACGGGCCGGGGGTGATGGACGACAAGGGCGGCATCGTCGCCGGCATCTACGCGCTTAAAGTGCTGAAGAACCTCGACTTCAAAGACTACGCGCAGATCACCTTCCTGCTCGACGCCAGCGAAGAAACCGGCTCGGACGTCGCCACCGACCTGATCAAGAAAACCGCCAAACAGCACGACGTCACCCTCAACCTCGAACCGGGCCGCCCGGCTGATGGCCTGGTGGTGTGGCGCAAGGGCAGTGCGACGGCGCTGGTCGAAGTCAAAGGCAAAGCCGCCCACGCCGGGGTCGCGCCAGAGCTCGGACGGAACGCGGCGATGGAAGCGGCGCATCAGATTCTGCAACTGGGCAAGCTTGGCGACGAGGCGAAGAAGACCACCATCAACTTCACCGTGCTCAAGGCCGGCGATCGCACCAACGTAATTCCTGATCAGGCCACGGCCAAGGCGGATGTGCGTGCGGCGGTGCCGGAGGAGTTTGATCGCATCGAGAAGGATCTGGCGCGGGTGTCGCAGGACAAGTTGATTGCCGAGACCGAAGTGAAAACGTCCTTGCAGCGCGGTTTGCCGCCGATGCCGCAGACCGCTGAGTCGGATCGCCTGATGGCCATGGCCCAGGGAATTTACGGCGAGATTGGCCGCAAGCTGACCGAGGAGGGCAGTGGTGGCGCGGCGGATGCCAGTCTGTCCGCAGGCGTCGGGACGCCGACGCTGGATGGCTTCGGGATCGTCGGCGGCAATATTCACACGCCTGAGGAATATGCCGAAGTGGCGAGCGTGGCGCCGCGGATTTATCTGTTGTCGCGGATGATCATCGAACTGGCCAAGCCGCGTTGAAGCTACGGGTGTCTTGATTGTAGGTACGATCAGAACACCAGTCGGTAAAAAACAGAGCGCGGCTGCTTGAGTGAGCTGCGCCTGTGCTTGAGACGGTTCCGGGCGCACTGGAAAACCGGCACAAGCGCTGAGATTGTGCCTGTTGTGCCAACCTCGCTGCGCTTCAATCCCATTAAAGCTACACACCGCTCATCGGTTTTCAGTGCAAAAAAACCGAAGCTTCCTGATTGCTTGCTTGTCATCTCCATGAGACCGCAGCCCTTTCAATACGGCCGTTTCGCTGTATCACGCCGCCCGTCGACGCAGAGGAATGAGCGCACGATAGGCGCAGTCGACTTTGCACGGTGAGCCTCGACAGGCGCTGCGTGTTGACTGATGAGGAGAACGACAGATGACAAGTCTTGAAATGGAACTGAAAGCGTGGCGTCTGTTGCTGGAGGACGACGCCTATCGCCTGGATTTCCCCGAGGATTATCACCGCACCCTGATCCAGCGTGCCGACGAATTGCTGCTGCACGAATGGATCACCCGTGACGATTGGCAGTTGCTGATAAACGTGGCGGATGACGCGCGTGAATTTACCCTCGAGAGCCTTGCGCGTGAGCAGCGCGATTGTTTGAAAATCTCGTCGCTTCGACTACCGAAAGGCCACGAAGACGAACAGCCTCAGCGATCGCAAGGCGCCGCACGTGTAGCAACCAACGGGAGCGTCATCATGACTGATGAAAAGAAAGATCAACCGAACAACCCGCCGAACAATCAGCCGAACGACACCTTGCCTGCGCATTCCACCGAACAGGAGCGCGAGCGCTTTAAGGACTTCAACAAGGACGGCATCCCGCCGGGAAGCTGCTGATTGCCTCTCAAGCCCAGAGCACGCGGAGTATTTCACCATGCAAGTACAAGTAGACAGCAACCATATCGAAGGCAGCGCCGAACTGCAGGACTGGGTGGGCAGTACGGTGGTCGATGAACTGGACCGCTATACGTCTTTTCTGACCCGATTGGAAATTCACGTTGGCGACGTCAACGCACAGAAATCCGGTGCGCAAGACAAGCGCTGCCAGATCGAGGCGCATCCCAAGGGGCACACCTCGCTGTCGGCCAGCCATCATGCCGAAAGTCTGGAGCTGGCCGTCGCAGGAGCGGCAAAAAAGATTGCCCATGCGCTGGAGCACCTGGTGGGGCGCCTGTCGCCGCGCGTCGAATCGACCGGACGCCTGACGGCACCGCCGGTACGGGAGGATTCGCCAGCGGAAATCGACGCCATGCTCGAAGACGAGTTTCTCGCCAGACAAGTTGACCTGGAGAAAGAGTAAGGAGTGTCGTCATGGCCCGGATTCAAACCTTTACCCACGAAACGCTGAGCACACTGTTGGCCCTGAATGACCGTCTCAACCTCAGCCTGTACATGCCGGCGCATCGAACCTTTCCGGAACGCTCGCAAGACCCGATCCGTTTCAAGAATCTGGTCAGGCAACTCGAAAGTTTGCTCGAACAACATTCTCCCGAGTCGCCCAGGGACATCGTGCTCGCGCCATTTCATGAGCTGCTGGACGATCAGTCCTTCTGGAACACCTGCCCCGAGTCCATCGCAGTTTTCGGCGGCGAGGAGCATTTCATCGTGGTCGGCCTGCATCAGGCGGTTCGCGAAGCGGTCATCGTCAACAGCCATCCGTATCTCAAGCCGTTGCTGCGCCTGGCGCCGGTGATTGATCGTTGCCAAGTGCTGTGCCTGTCCCGTGACAGCGTGCAGATGTATCAAGGGACGGGGCAGCAGATGCAGGAGGTCGAGCTGCCCGAAGCGGTGCCCACCCGACTGGCGGATGCGCTCGGTAACGAGCTCACGCCACGCGATCAGCAGGGCCATCCCGATGGCTTCAGCGGTGGGGGGGAGCGTGGTGATCCGATGATCCACGAGTCGGGCGGTGGCGGTAAGCAGGATGAAATCAACCTCGATCGAGAGCGGTTTTTCCGCGCGGTCGATAAAGCTGTCACTGAGCATTGCTCGCGCCAGTCCAGCCTGCCGCTGGTGCTCGTTGCGCTGCCGGAGAACCAGGCGGTCTTCCGTACGGTGAGCCATAACCCGTTTCTGTTACCCGACGGCATCGAGCGGGATCCGGCAACGCTTCAGCCCGCGCAACTGGCGGCAGCCTGCGCGGTTGTGTTACGCAAGCGTCATGACGATGGGCTGAACAAAGCATTCGATCGCTATGGCGTGGCGCTCGGTCAGGGAGCGGTGGGGCAACATTTGTCGGAGATTGCCCAGGCAGCGGTAGAGGGCAGGGTAGCTTTGTTGCTGGTTGAGGCCGAGCGTGAAATTGCCGGGACCATTGCGGCCAATGCGCTGAACCGCGAGGCTGCTGATAGCCGCAAAATTCATTCGAAGGACGTACTCGACGAACTGATTCTGGCGGTGATCCGCCAGGGCGGTGAGGTGGTGGTTGTACCGCCGGAACGCTCGATGCCGACTGAGACGGGGGCGGCAGCGGTTTATCGGTATTGATCGATTAGCCGAGACGTTGCTCAGTTACTTACGTCGGTTCAGCGCTGTGACGGCTACCCTCATCTCTGGCAAGCCAGGCTCCACAGGTTGCGCGTTAAACCTCAATCGATGGTTCAACGCAAACCCTGTGGGAGCTGGCTTGCCAGCGATGGCGTCAGCTCGGGCAAACCGTCACTCCTTGACGCTCATATATTCCTTGGCCCAGAGGATGTATTCCTCGGGCTGGGTGTAGGTGTGGGTCAACTCGGTCGCGCTCAAATCGGCGGCCTGGGTGAAGATTTGCCGCTGTTCGCGCAGGCTGTCGTAGGTGGCCTTGATCGCGGCGAAGTAGGCGCCGTGGCCGTCGATGGTCACGCGTACTCCCAGTTCGGCCAGGCGTTTGTCGTCGCGCAGGGCCGGGTTGCCGTAGGTGACCAGCATCAACGGCACGGTCAGATGTTCGGCGATTTGTTCCAGTTGATCGAAGTCCTGCACGCCGACCATGCAGATACCGTCAGCGCCCGCCGCTTGATATTGGCGGGTGCGGCTGATGATTTCCTGGTTCGGCAGAATGCCGGCATTGGTGCGGGCGATGATGGCCATCTCGGTGTCAACCCGGGCTTCCAGCGCCGCGCGGATCTTGCCGACGCCTTCGGCCACGGTGATCAGGTCGGTGGATTTGCGCCCGAATTGCGCGGGCAGCAGGGTGTCTTCGATGGTCAGTGCAGCGACGCCGGCGCGTTCCAGTTCGACGATGGTGCGCATCACGTTGAGGGCATTGCCGTAGCCGTGGTCGGCGTCGGCGATCACTGGCAATTGGGCGACGCGACCGATGCGCGTGGCCTGTTCGGCGAATTCGCTGAGGGTGATCAGGGCGAAGTCCGGTGCGCCGAGCACCTGTAGCGAAGCCACGGAACCGCCGAGGATACCTACTTCAAAACCCAGGTCAGCGGCGATACGGGCCGACATCGGGTCGAACACCGAAGCCGTGTGGTAGCAGGTGTCGGAGGCCAGCAGCTGACGGAAATTGCGGCGCAAATCTTGATGGGAAAGCCTGGTCATACGAGTTCCACCAATACATAAGGAATGGAAAGGCTTGAGCAAAGGTGTCAACGCCGAAGAATGAAAAGGCTATCACGCGAATGGGTCAAGAATCATGACGAATTTGCGCGGCAGGACTGGCGGCTGAAAGGTTTAATCTCCCGTGCTGGAAAATCAGGCCGCCACGGCATGTTGCTGTTGATGGGGCAGGAGCACCGCACGCACCGAATTGCCCGGCTGCAATTGCAGGCGTTTGGCGGTGAGTCGGTCGACCACCAGGCTGTTGCCGACAAGTCGACCGTGGGCCGCGGTGATGCGGCAGTTTTCCAGCCGGCGGTTGTGAATCAGCCACAGTGGCGCCTGCTCGTCGGGGGTGCCGAGGCTCAGGGTCAGTTCGAGGCTGTCGCGTACCGTGCGGATGCTGCGGATTGGCGCCTCGATGACCGGGCCACCGTCGAAAATGTCGATATAGCCTTTGTGCGCGAAGCCTTCAGCTTGAAGAATTTTCAACGCCGGCTGGGTGTTCGGATGCGTCTGGCCGATCGCCGCCTGCGCCTGTTCGGTGAGCAGGCAGGTGTACAGCGGCTGGCGCGGCAT
This window contains:
- a CDS encoding diguanylate cyclase produces the protein MGNTRGKGLSLARRLYRSRVFGLLLGLMCVGVAMYALDPPLWVWGLMLFNGLIWPHLAFQWARSSSVPFRAEHRNLLIDAFMGGFWVAAMQFNPLPSATTISMMAMNNVAIGGGRFLLAGTAAQLLGIGVGLVVFAPTFIPPTTPLQLYACLPLLLLYPLALGWICFRQASTLGRHKRELLALSRTDSLTGLLNHGAWKDQLNLAFQRCKRQQQGAAIALIDIDHFKAINDTYGHVAGDIVLRQLSKLLKHNLRATDVAGRYGGDEFCVILPELPLFNAAQAMEALRERFAVMGYEQNPALKVSLSIGLAAYDPSHADATRWLDEADQALYEAKASGRNRVICNSDNKPRQALLDSV
- a CDS encoding M20/M25/M40 family metallo-hydrolase; protein product: MTFSFPRSLLAASLGLSLAFSAVNACAEPHKQVLADAEQYQPEALKLLERLVNIDSGSGYEPGLKQVSDIAIDELKKIGATIELVPNTPEKSNHVLATLKGTGKAKILLMAHMDTVFKEGSAAERPFHIKDGRAYGPGVMDDKGGIVAGIYALKVLKNLDFKDYAQITFLLDASEETGSDVATDLIKKTAKQHDVTLNLEPGRPADGLVVWRKGSATALVEVKGKAAHAGVAPELGRNAAMEAAHQILQLGKLGDEAKKTTINFTVLKAGDRTNVIPDQATAKADVRAAVPEEFDRIEKDLARVSQDKLIAETEVKTSLQRGLPPMPQTAESDRLMAMAQGIYGEIGRKLTEEGSGGAADASLSAGVGTPTLDGFGIVGGNIHTPEEYAEVASVAPRIYLLSRMIIELAKPR
- a CDS encoding HPF/RaiA family ribosome-associated protein, producing the protein MQVQVDSNHIEGSAELQDWVGSTVVDELDRYTSFLTRLEIHVGDVNAQKSGAQDKRCQIEAHPKGHTSLSASHHAESLELAVAGAAKKIAHALEHLVGRLSPRVESTGRLTAPPVREDSPAEIDAMLEDEFLARQVDLEKE
- a CDS encoding baeRF3 domain-containing protein, translated to MARIQTFTHETLSTLLALNDRLNLSLYMPAHRTFPERSQDPIRFKNLVRQLESLLEQHSPESPRDIVLAPFHELLDDQSFWNTCPESIAVFGGEEHFIVVGLHQAVREAVIVNSHPYLKPLLRLAPVIDRCQVLCLSRDSVQMYQGTGQQMQEVELPEAVPTRLADALGNELTPRDQQGHPDGFSGGGERGDPMIHESGGGGKQDEINLDRERFFRAVDKAVTEHCSRQSSLPLVLVALPENQAVFRTVSHNPFLLPDGIERDPATLQPAQLAAACAVVLRKRHDDGLNKAFDRYGVALGQGAVGQHLSEIAQAAVEGRVALLLVEAEREIAGTIAANALNREAADSRKIHSKDVLDELILAVIRQGGEVVVVPPERSMPTETGAAAVYRY
- a CDS encoding isocitrate lyase/PEP mutase family protein yields the protein MTRLSHQDLRRNFRQLLASDTCYHTASVFDPMSARIAADLGFEVGILGGSVASLQVLGAPDFALITLSEFAEQATRIGRVAQLPVIADADHGYGNALNVMRTIVELERAGVAALTIEDTLLPAQFGRKSTDLITVAEGVGKIRAALEARVDTEMAIIARTNAGILPNQEIISRTRQYQAAGADGICMVGVQDFDQLEQIAEHLTVPLMLVTYGNPALRDDKRLAELGVRVTIDGHGAYFAAIKATYDSLREQRQIFTQAADLSATELTHTYTQPEEYILWAKEYMSVKE